A window of Miscanthus floridulus cultivar M001 chromosome 12, ASM1932011v1, whole genome shotgun sequence genomic DNA:
AAGGGTAGAAAGGCACCCACCGAGGGCACCCCtgaccactttgagaaaatgctcgaggggccatgcccgaaccatggctatcCCGTCAAGCACGCCCTCAAAGACTACGGTCTCATGAGGAAATTCTTGGCAGGGGGCTCCAAGAAGGGAGAGCCGAAGAAGCCCGACCCCAGCGGTGATGACGCCGAGGGCGAGGACGTGGTCTACCCAACCGAGACCGCGTGTCTCATGATCTTCAGATGATCTGACTCCTATGCCTCAAGATGCCAGCAGAAGCTCGAGCACCGAGAGGTCTACAGTGTCGAGCTAGCCATGCTCGCCTTCCTCAAGTGGTCCAGCTTGCCCATCATGTTCGACCGGACTAACCATCTGAAACATGTGCCACATCTAGGCCAGTACCCGCTTGTGGTCTATCCCATCGTCGACACCAAGCGGCTCTCCAAGGTGCTGCTGgatggggcagcggcctcaacatcatctacgccgacaccctcgatgccatgggcatcagcCGTTTGCGCATCTGGCCAAAcggggcacctttccatggcatcgtgcctaggaaGCAGGCCATACCACTCAGGTAGATCGACCTACCTATTACCTTTAGGACTCCTTCCAACTTTAGGATGGAGACCCTAACCTTTGAGGTAgtcaggttccatggaacctaccatgccgtgttggggcgcccatgctacgtgaagttcatggcggtacccaactacacatacctcaaacTAAAGATGCCAGGGCCAAAgggcatcatcaccgtcggcactttCATCCAgcacgcttacgagtgcgaggtggAATGCTGTGAATTCACCTTAGCGGTCATTGCCTTGGAGGAGCTACCAGCTATCCACCAAGTGGACAACGAGGAGGCGCCCGATGCCAAGAAGGCTTCTGGATTGTTCCAACTGGCCAAGGACACCAAGGAAATCCTTATCAACCCAAGCGGTTCAGAGGGGAGGACGGTGTGCGTCGGCGCCACCCTCACCCCGAAATAGGAAAGCGCTTGTCGACTTCCTCTGCGTGAACAAAGATGTCTtcacgtggaaaccctcggacatgctaggcataccgagggaagtcgccgagcacgccttgtggatcaggctaggctccaagccggtgaagcagcgactacgccgcttcgacgaggagaagcgtagggccatcagcaaggaggtcatgaagcttttggcggctgggttcattaaggaagtgtaccaccccgagtggttgtccaatcctgttcttgtaaggaaaaaagaaagagaaatagaggatgtgtgttgactacacgagtcttaacaaggcatgtccgaaggatccatttcctttaccacgcatagatcaagtagtcgactcaacgttagggtgcgaaaccctatgcttccttgatgcgtatttcggctaccaccagatcacgatgaaggagtccgaccagctcacaacctccttcatcaccccattcgggtCATACTGCTACGTTTCCATGACATTTGGTCTGAAAAATgctggggccacataccagcgatgtatgctcaagtgttttggtgacctcatcgggtgaaccattgaggcatACGTAGATGGCATCATAGTTAGGTCCAAGCGAACTGAAAACCTCATCGCCGACCTTGAGCTGACCTTCGAAAGGCTTAGGaagaacggcatcaaactcaaccccgagaaatgCATTTTCAGGgttccaaggggtatgctgctcgggttcatcatctccgagcacggcatcgaggcTAACCCCGCAAAAATTATGGCCATTACCGaaatgggcccgattcagaacctCAAGGGGGTGCAAAGGTCACAGGGTGCCTAGCGGCgctaagccgcttcatcttgcGCCTCAGTGAGCGAGGGCTGCCCCTATACAGGTTGTTGAAAAAGGCCAACCGCTTTGAGTGGACCCCCGAGGCTCAGGACATGCTTGACAAGCTCAAGGCCCTCCTATCTATAGCCCCGGTCCTGGTCCCGCTGGTCGGACAGGAGCCGCTCCTGctctacatagcggccaccacccAGGTGGTCAGTGCCGCCCTTATAGTGGAGCGGGAAGAGCAAGGACGTACCCTCAAAGTGCAATGCCCTGTGTACTTTGTCAGCGAGGTCCTCTCTGACTCTAAAATTCGGTACATGCAGCTTCAAAAGCTCCTATATGCGGTCCtcgtcaccaagaggaagctCCAGCACTACTTTGGGTCATATCCGGTGACGATAGTATCTTCCTTTCCCCTTGGTGAGGTCATCTAGAACCACGAGGTGACAGGAAGGATTGCCAAATGGGCGCTCGAGTTAATGGACCAGGGGATCACTTACGTCCCCTGAGCAGCTATCAAGTCCCAGGTGCTCGCCGACTTCATCatagaatggaccgaggtccagatgccatcggtgaccgtcgaccaagagtattggacgatgttcTTCGACGGGTCACTAACGAAGAAGGGCACCGGTGCAGGGCTGGTCTTCGTCTCACCACTCAGTGTATGTATGCAATACATGGTCCGCCTTCATTTTCCTGCCTCCAATAACATAGCAGAGTACGAGGCCCTTGTCAACGGTCTACGTATCGTCGTCGAGCTGGGCATCCGTTGGTTGGAAGTCCAGGGTGACTCGTAGCTCGTTGTTGGCTAGGTCATGAATGACTCAAACTATCACAACCCCAAGATGGTCGCGTACTGCCGAGAGGTCCGCCGACTTGAAGaaaagttcgacggcctcgaactgaATCACGTCCAGCAAAGGGACAATGAGGCAGCCGATGCTCTGGCAAAGATCGCTTCCAACCGGGACCTAGTCCTGACTAGTGTCTTCGCTAGCAACCAAGACCAACCCACGATGTGTTACGACGAAGTGGGAGGGGTCGGTAGCCCGCCACCCCCCTGGAACGTGATGCCGACCGACCACCCTTGGGGGCTGATCCCTCGTTGGCCCCCACAGCCTTTGTAGTTCTATAGGCCAATGGGGACATGGCAATCGAGCCTGACCCCTAGACTGACTAGAGGATGCCATTCCTCGACTGCTTAATCTACGAAGTGCTCCCCTCCGATAAACCGGAAGTGCGACGGCTCGCGTGGCGAGCCAAGTCCTTCGTTGTCATCGGTGGGGAGCTTTATAGGAAAATTCATACCAAGGTTCTACAACGCTGTATCCTAGTCAATCAGGGGGTTAGCCTGCTAAAGGATATCCATGGCGGGACCTGTGGGCACCACGCCGCACCACGTAGACTGGTCAGAAACGCATTTTGGCAAGGGTTCTACTGGGCGACGATAGTGGCCGATGCCGAGCAGATTGtacgcacctacaaagggtgccAATTTTACTCCCGACAGACGCACATGccggcccaggcactctagacaatccccatcacttggccatttgcagtctgggggcttgatctggtcggacccctcaaaagggcgcctgggggctacacccatctccTTGTCACCGtggataagttctccaagtggatagaagctcggtcAATCTCCAGAATTCGATCAGAAGAGGCCGTGACATTCTTCACTGACATCGTCCACCACTTCGGAGTCCCCAACTCTATCATCACcaacaacgggacgcagttcacggGGAAGAAATTCCTTGATTTCTATGACAAACACCACATCTGAGTCGACTGGGCTACCGTGGCTCACCCTTGCACGAACAGGCAAGTTGAGTGTGCCAACGGTCTGATCTTGCAGGGCCTCAAACCTTGGATTTTCAATCGGCTGAACCAGTACGGCAAACGATGGGTCGCAGAGCTGCCCTCGGTAGTCTAGAGCCTGCGGACGACCCGTAGCCGGGCAATCGGTCACACGCCCTTCTTTATGGTCTATGGtgctgaggctatcctccccactAACCTTGAATATGGGGCACCAAGGGAGAAGGCGTATACCGACCAGGCCAACAAAATGTACCTTGAAGACGCCATAGATCAGCTCGATGAGGCACGTGATGTCACTCTCCTTCgatcggccaagtaccaacaggcaATGCGTTGGTACCATAGGTGCCGTGTCTGAGGTTGGGCCTTCAGCATCGGTGACCTGGTACTACACCTCATGCAGAGCAACAAAAACTGCCACAAGCTGTCACCACCGTGGGAAGGCCCCTACATCGTCGCTGAGGTACTCCGCCCAGGCACTTACAAGCTCAAGGATGCCGACAGACAAGtcctcaccaacgcctggaacatcgaacaactacgtcgcttttacccttagtaCTTTCTAAAGGCTATCATTATGATCATAAAAGCTAAGGATGATGTTttcgaaaaagaaaagaaaagtgttATCTCCTAACATTTTCACTAGCATTTGTCCAATTtctagtgacacccgaccccagcaatggcctGGGGTTGGTCCTCACTCGGGGGCAGACAAGCGTACTATACTTAACGAAATCTTCTTTCTGCATCCGACCTCTTCTTATGATGAGACCTAAAAGTAAGAGCTATGGAAACTAGCACTGGTAAAACCGgccggactgcaagaaacctatgccctagcggctacgacactcttgctcACTGGTATAACCAGAGTTCTTTCCCGTACCTCGAACATTGAAACCTCAATGTTGGGAGAGATTGGATCGCATTAAGATAGAATTACACGTACTCGGAAACATTTTTTTCCATCTGACCCTTTCTTACGATAAGACCTAGAAATGAGAGCTATGAAAACTAAatgctgagtaaaattggtcggaccACGAGAAGCCTATGCCCCGGCGGCTATGGTGCCACTTGCTCAACAGCGTGATCAGCGCTTGGTCGCTCACAACTTAATTTTCCATCGTCTTGACGTAAGCTAGAGGTCGAATCGCAACaaccttttcattcacatagaaAAGGAAAGCCAGATAATCTTTCTGGCCGAAACGAAAGTTAAGAACTTGTTCAAGTTTTTTACAACCCCGATGCCGAACTCATCTAAAGTAATTAGCCCCTTGGGGGCAAGATTTCTTTGTCCATCCCCTCTGTAGGGTCCCACCCCAAGGAAACCACTTCCTCCTCGAGTTCTCTAGCTCGGCATCAGTATAGCCCGGCGCGAAGCCCTTACTTAGCGATCACCATGGGGCACAGGTGAactccttgtgtggttttggtaattgagtgacaacctaggtggactaattgtgtttatgtgagatacacaggtgattagtccataggtacatatgtgtgagcaacatatgccatgaaggtgaaaatggcttgaagatgttgcaaagctcacacatgtgatgaaggagctcattgcacatgagacatgacattgtgtcatgtgatcaaggtggagaagatcaagacaagacttggcttgatggaccggttgcaagcgtgaagtgcaagttgaaggctttggagagatggaccgcgtggcggtgaagcttaagcaagacttggcgccgatggacaaaggcaacggtgaaaagcaagtgaagtcaagatcaatgaaccaatatgattatgtgatgatatgaagtggatcatatcattgttgattgtgttggtgcatgtgttacatcgacattggaggagatggaatggaatgtgcaaggcaaaggtataacctagggcatttcatttcaccggtcataggtgtgtagagaagtttatgaccgggtttaggatagatggccgtactatcaagaggggcaaacttgtttgcatatcggtcatctagtgccactcgagtgatctaactttgcatcatcgctaggattgagtggcgtggcaagttgagtggctaatcctttggaaagtgattttgtgaaaatgctaacacacatacacatggtggtgtccacttggtggtgttggcacatttataaaggagatgaagttggagttgatgtggatcaactcggcgatgaaacggagGCAAGAAGGGTTCAGAACTCCACCgatggagtgtccacccgtagagtgcggacagtccgacggtgccactggtgccctgttctgaaaagatagggtctcacagagtggaccggacactggtcacgtagtgaccggacactgggttccagcgtctggtcagaagtGGCAGTCGGTgggcaggcgtcggtctttgatcggacgctagcgctggaagtgaccagacgctgacagggtgcgtctagtcaaggtgacgtgtgatgaCATAGGGagagcagtgttgctggaggtgaccggaAGCTGGTGCTGCGTCCTAtcgctactgaccggacgcgtccgatcatgtccggtaccttactggaaatgaccggacactggggttgcTATGTCCAGTCAGTTGTTGCTATAACATTTGGTCGATGGATGACCGTTGGGATCctacgaacagcgtttgaagaaggggacatgtggcgagcattgcatgaccggacgctaaggtccagcgtccggtcgtcctgatttttgcccagtgaaggggtaacggctctatttgttcgtggggttataaatagaagccatggtcggccttgggccggtagctgagcacactagagccttggtggcttgtgtagtagtgcttgagaGCCGTCCATCTCACatacacttgatagtgatcattcgattatgtgagagagcgattctagtgcgattgcatcgtgaggttgcatcgagtggtactaggtgatcgagttacaagccggtggtgcttgttactcttggaggttgccacctcctagatggcttggtggtggtctccgtcgaagcccgcaagaagcttatgcggtgctccggagaagagctttgtaaggggcattgtgctcgccccgcaggagccgcgaagagcaactctagttgagcgtgtcattgagctaccctcacttttggggtaggttcttgcagtgctcgacatgcgggcttagcgggtgatgccaattagccaccgaaccaccaagtgagcggttgacacaacggggacgtagcgtgttggcaaacacgtgaacctcgggagaaaaatcatcgtgtcaaccttattcttcctgttggtttgcatcctcattacacaagcttgtatttactttcataatacattgtgcttgtgtagttgctcttgtaactaattagcttgtgtagcttactagttaccttcttgcttgtgtagcatagaagtagctcccttgcgtggctaattaggtttgtgtaaccttgttagtcacttggcttagtttgtgtagctaagtaattacgctctctaatttggcattggttgccttgttattgagcattgctagtaagcttaggtggctttgtgcttttgcttactagcttgtgtaggagctcccttgttgcttaaagtactagcgacataggtttgtgtgaccttgcttctagatttggttaggtgagctctagctagcccaacacctttgttgcttaattagtatctttggaaggtgctagagaacatagatagaggggtgtagtcttggctagaccgatcatcttaattccgcacttgtttcggttagccgactcgattaattttagaaaagactattcacccccctctagtcagccatctcgaccctacaagtggtatcggagcccagtctctcatttgtggtcttcaccgacctgagaggatggtggcttatgggctagatgttgattgtccacacatttttgatggcacacactttacacgatggaaaaattggatgatatgcaattttaagtttattttccctcaaatgtggtggatggtagatgtaggcttttctcatgtgttggatgaagataatctaactcaagcataagagaaatgcctagatctcgacatccaagctactaacatcatgtatagatctttgcatgattgtatatttggagagatcattgacatgaagaccgcccatgagatttggagttatctcaatgagaaatatgggacggtctccgatgatgatgatgagtccaagatagaggcacatgagtgtgttgagcataaccacaatttggtgattgtggaagattgctccacctcatggtcaagtgatgatgatgatgatcgatctactacaagttcacttgacaaggttgatgatgatgccacaagtgttgcaagtgatgatgctaccccatgcacacttgatggtgatgatggttcatgctcaagccttgatgaagatgctactacaagctctctaactacatcaccacattgcttcatgtcacaaggtgacaccaaggtaacaaatgataatgtggttgatcatgttgattcatatgatgagcttgttagtaggcttgctagcatgaccatgtctttagaaaatgagaaagctaaaacattgaaattagaaaatgaaaactcatttctaaagaactcttgtgaagaacataagaaattacttgatgcttataaatcttcacatgatgagctaaaattgaatcatgagacactacttgtatctcatgatgaattgttagaacaacatgcttctctcattaaaatgtttacaaagaaacttaaaaataatgagagctcatcacatggatcaaatgataaatcacaaattgttgctaacccttgtgatgtaggcaagaagcatgtatccacctcttgtgatgatttattagaaatgtcatgttcttcacaaatagatgcttgttctacttctatatcttgtgagactaaccttttgaaggagaacaatgagctcaaaaatgaagtgaagaatttgagcaacaaactagagaggtgctacaactcaaaagtcacctttgagcacatattgaagactcaaagaaactatggtgacaagtgtggccttggcttcaagaagatgacaaagggcgaaagaaagagagaaagaaagatgaagaagctacaacaaagaaagctttctcataccatgtgctaccggtgtcatgaagcaggacaccttgcaaatggttgccctaacattgagaagctcaagaatataaaagaagaagagaggctaaagcatgtcaagtgcttcaagtgccgtacttggggtcaccttacctcaatatgtccaaccaagcaattggtaaagcaacaagtgaagcctcaaccaaagccacaagttgagcaagagaagacaccccaagttcaaatcaaaatcaaccataaagatggtggtgatttgatgataaagaagaagaaaacaagaaggggtggaaaggcaaggcatccaatgcaaactcaagatgccaagatgatgagcaagaatgaagatgagaagaaagatcatgctcacatcaagtgtttcaagtgtggaagtgtgggatactttgcctctaagtgtcctaccaagcttgagaagaaggctcaagcaatccatgagaggcaaggcaatgagaagcaccacatgagcaaagaagagaaggctcaagcaaagagaaagtgccactcatgccgggaaagggaacacatggcacattcatgtcccctaggtgacatttctaagcctatttcaattattgataataatgtgcttagaaaggatggtaatagtatctctatggttgctattgcaaaacatcccgctactcatactaaggtattgcctaagtatgttgctcctaacttgagaggacccaaacttgtttgggtaccatcaaaaagtggatgattgtttatagataccatcggcattggagacttgattcaattgatctcacattgttcatcatatgttgaatcaagttatgaagcttagtgcacatcattatcccaatgccatgacaaattgagtgaagtcaaaatgtgctacaacatacaagtgtcaatttcaagttgttggtgattcattggatatatttgatgacttgcaaataattgagtggaagcttgctagttggatgatcatgagctaaccaaggtatatctcttgttgatcatttcatttgggtgcatatgagttgattgaattggataaatatgcaaagttgcttgctataagttgattgaatggataattgcttaagtaatcaagtttggattgattcatgttggataaattcataagataacatttagtaagtgatttcaatggatatatgtcttatggaagtattcaaacaagttagtttcaagtttgattcatacatgatgaagtgtagctcaattgttgaaatccgtcctataattgagaatctgagctagctgtgatcttagccatgtttgagtaatcaaaacttattggattggcataaaaattgatgtacatgctctagacttatggtataagatgctgtagaaatttcatgaaaattggataagaaatgcttcggttttggagtggttcttgtcagctatgtgcagcagtttttagcatgtagcagtggtggaagaattgaaatctggtagcaatctagaagtcaaatggagctcaaatttttacagctactaggtAACTTAGTAtttcacacctccaccaaatttagtggtatttggatttgtactttgggagatatgcttatttctttgaagggtacaaaatctatcaaaaaagtgacaaatgttggattgatctagagtcactttgattgaaaggtcctcaagttggaaacatgtttacaagtgtttgaggtacctaagtttggttttgagatgatctaaaagcatgacaagcaaagagtacaaggccatttgattgtggagtgtcctttgcatatatttggtactcaaattggaagatcaagatcaaactcaagatgaaattgaaggttaagttctagtgactattggaaatcatttggtagaaagaaaaggacttaaacaagaagaaagaaaaggatttaatgaaggaatcaaggttactcaccaagttaagtccatcacttggatcaatcaatcaagtcatttcaaatgagtatcaagaatgattcttggagagatgtcacttctccctagtgtaggggcttgccacctatgtgtaggtgaaccaagtgtggtacttggaaggctaacatggaagtggtgatccgaggaacatttgagatgcttagttgaagcaatcaaaagggttgatcaagaaaagcaaggaacacccaaaagagagctagtcatgatatttcaagtggtattctcaaattgatactttcatgcaagcaaagatcaaaagataaagcaagccaaccacaacaagaaagtgcacttgatcataagtggtattcatttcatatgggtgaagaatgaaattcaacatggtatctattggtcttcaccaagcttataattggacttcacattgctattgaagtaatgaattggaatctatgtgactatcctctactccaacatagcaaaggtatcattgtaatatgcatgattatttcatcccttactagtatgcggttagtgcatatagtacatgcttcataggatcatgcataacaaatgaaatgtttaaattcatagcctaccactattgtttgaatgattacttgatctagtggttagtatatgttgacaaaatatggtcggcagtccactgaggggggtgcccgtggtggtagattatcggtagacggtgcgtgtaatcaggaaccagatggttacagaggcacaagacacaagatttatataggtttaggccgccagtgtggcgtaaaaccctacgtcctgtgctctgttatttGTATTGATCTGGGGTGAGATCTATTgtcctccctgagggggacccctgcctctccttatatagtctggaggaggagggttacaagtaaagtatcctatttgacactattacaatatctagtataacttgtaatcttgatgtgcacgccttgatcttatggaccgggccacctcggatggtgcggcccatgtaccatcttgtggtacctaggggtatatcccccacagctagtccccgagtgccatgtattctgatgcgacacgctattttaaccttctctgaacagtgaggcttgagttcttgacatctccgatcactgttgtcgccggagaagtaggttgtccgaagaatgtatggtgctcttaagaagaaagaaaaagatttctgtcttgggaagtgtgcccacttgtatttctgaaaagaaatgtaagtgcgtcttgaagtgtagcgtctttgatcatcagaggcgtaggggtcaaaaaacaaacacattcaccgcaaggtgaagtgtgcccacttagtccccgagcctggtagtaggtgacgtaggcacgtggtgctagggtctaaaaagaattcccagttaagttgagaatccaatcgtcgtacaggcgatacgagatgcaccggcaggtgcatcgtaccgatgtagtccccgagcttgctggaaggagaggtatgagccttgtagcaaggtctaaacgagaaagaatatcccaactgtatgtgagtcactagtcgcatgtagttgagacgcaaagtccccgagctatggttggagagtggtcgaggtagtccccgagcataggtcgaggagcgagcgacgaagtccctaagctgtggtcggagagtgatcgaggcagtccccgagcataggtcaagaagcgagtgacgaagtccctgagctatggtcgaagagtgatcgaggcagtccccaagcataggtcgaggagcgagcgatgaagtccccgagctgtggttggagagtgatcgaggtagtccccgagcataggtcgaggagtgagcgacgaagtccctgagccatggtcagagagtgatcgaggcagtccccgagcataggtcaagaagcgagcgacaaagtcctcgagctgtggtcggagagtgatcgaggcagtccccgagcgtaggtcgaggagcgagcgacgaagtccccaagctgtggtcggagagtgatcgaggcagtccccgagcgtaggtcgagaagcgtgcgacgaagtccccgagctgtggtcggagagtgatcgaggcagtccccgagcataggtcg
This region includes:
- the LOC136495768 gene encoding uncharacterized protein; this encodes MAVPNYTYLKLKMPGPKGIITVGTFIQHAYECEVECCEFTLAVIALEELPAIHQVDNEEAPDAKKASGLFQLAKDTKEILINPSGSEGRTVCVGATLTPK